A portion of the Deinococcus peraridilitoris DSM 19664 genome contains these proteins:
- the wbaP gene encoding undecaprenyl-phosphate galactose phosphotransferase WbaP yields the protein MSEFSDVRPSAAPASRSPADFSRTLQALPQGIVFLACDAFSALLTYLLVNAWMSFIDNPPLARDYAGVWLAIWLLLRAHQGFYPGYGHAPHIELRFHTISTIQAAFAQFAVTYAVHDFDRSRIGLGLLWLLLFFLALPVRYLARHVMIRLGVFGRPVSIIGGGQTGAMTVHHLIEHPAYGLRPVAVYDDNPELIGQTLYGVQIVGNLEQAITQPRALHAIISIPGARASVQRDIINAVRGTYAITWATPDFFGVPNQALIPRTIGTHASLEIRNNLRSFRSRFVKRFIDILAGTLILVALTPALLLIALAIRLDSPGPMVYRARRLGRGGIIFDCYKFRTMHSDADDKLGELLAARPELRDEYEATHKLRDDPRITRVGALLRRTSLDELPQLINVMLGEMSLVGPRPIVQAEVARYGEIYQLFTQVRPGMTGYWQVNGRSDTTYDERVEMDNFYITNWTPWLDFVILVQTVRVVLRGKGAY from the coding sequence ATGAGCGAGTTCTCCGATGTTCGTCCTTCAGCCGCGCCAGCGTCACGCTCGCCTGCGGATTTTTCACGTACGCTGCAGGCCCTGCCGCAAGGCATCGTGTTCCTCGCCTGTGACGCCTTCAGCGCCCTGCTGACCTATCTGCTCGTCAACGCCTGGATGTCGTTCATCGATAATCCACCGCTGGCCCGTGACTACGCCGGTGTCTGGCTGGCGATCTGGCTGCTGCTGCGTGCCCATCAGGGCTTTTATCCCGGCTACGGGCACGCCCCGCACATCGAATTGCGTTTTCACACCATCAGCACCATTCAGGCCGCGTTCGCGCAGTTCGCCGTCACCTACGCCGTGCACGACTTCGACCGCAGCCGCATCGGGCTGGGGCTGCTGTGGCTGTTACTGTTCTTTTTGGCGCTTCCCGTGCGTTACCTCGCCCGGCACGTGATGATCCGCCTCGGTGTGTTCGGACGCCCGGTCAGCATTATCGGGGGTGGGCAGACGGGCGCGATGACCGTTCACCACCTGATCGAGCATCCCGCCTACGGCCTGCGTCCGGTTGCCGTGTACGACGACAATCCCGAGCTGATCGGTCAGACGCTGTACGGCGTACAGATTGTGGGCAACCTCGAACAGGCCATAACGCAGCCACGCGCCCTGCACGCCATCATCAGTATCCCCGGCGCGCGAGCGAGCGTGCAGCGTGACATCATCAACGCCGTGCGCGGCACCTACGCCATCACCTGGGCCACCCCCGATTTTTTCGGGGTGCCCAACCAGGCCCTGATTCCGCGGACCATCGGCACACACGCCAGCCTCGAGATCCGCAACAACCTGCGCAGTTTCCGCTCCCGCTTCGTCAAGCGTTTTATCGATATTCTCGCGGGTACGCTGATTCTGGTCGCCCTGACTCCCGCACTGCTGCTGATCGCACTGGCCATCCGCCTGGACAGCCCTGGCCCCATGGTCTACCGGGCCCGCCGTCTGGGCCGGGGTGGAATTATCTTCGACTGCTACAAGTTCCGCACGATGCACAGCGACGCCGACGACAAGCTGGGAGAGCTGCTGGCCGCCCGTCCGGAACTGCGCGACGAGTACGAAGCGACGCACAAACTGCGTGACGATCCACGCATCACGCGGGTCGGCGCGCTGCTGCGCCGCACCAGCCTCGACGAATTGCCGCAGCTCATCAACGTGATGCTGGGTGAGATGAGCCTGGTCGGTCCCCGCCCGATTGTGCAGGCCGAAGTTGCCCGTTACGGCGAGATCTACCAGCTGTTTACCCAGGTCCGTCCGGGCATGACCGGCTACTGGCAGGTCAACGGGCGCAGTGACACCACCTACGACGAACGCGTCGAGATGGACAACTTCTACATCACCAACTGGACGCCCTGGCTGGATTTCGTGATCCTGGTGCAGACGGTGCGCGTGGTGCTGCGAGGCAAGGGCGCGTACTGA
- a CDS encoding mannose-1-phosphate guanylyltransferase: MQKTFYPVILAGGSGERFWPLSRRAKPKQFLTLDETGRSLLQATADRLSQLSGHGHDTLYVVTSSEYRSQVLDQLEDLPTENLIVEPVARDTAPAVLYAALSINAIDPDGVMGVFPSDHRIGDPQAFGRVLDRARSAAEKYGSLVTLGITPTFPSTGYGYIERGPSVEAELEDAALPLFAVSRFAEKPDRETAEGFLRSGLYSWNSGMFIWTVQAILDAYRAYEPELYAALSSAMTERGQARRVFPTLQKISIDYAILERARNVQVIPAEFGWDDLGDWNALERLLRGEDANVSVGRHVGLDTGGAILYTTNGDDLIATIGLEDVVVVRTHEVTLVVRKDRTQDIKQVVKQLKEHPELERFA; this comes from the coding sequence ATGCAAAAGACATTTTATCCGGTGATTCTGGCCGGCGGCAGCGGAGAACGCTTCTGGCCGCTGTCACGCCGTGCCAAACCCAAGCAGTTCCTGACCCTCGACGAAACCGGGCGCAGCCTGTTGCAGGCCACCGCCGACCGCCTCTCACAACTCAGCGGTCACGGCCACGACACCCTGTACGTCGTCACCAGCAGCGAATACCGCTCACAAGTGCTCGACCAGCTCGAAGACCTCCCCACCGAGAACCTGATCGTCGAGCCCGTGGCGCGTGATACCGCTCCCGCCGTGCTGTATGCCGCCCTCAGCATCAACGCCATCGACCCGGACGGCGTGATGGGCGTCTTTCCCTCTGACCACCGCATCGGGGATCCGCAGGCTTTCGGTCGGGTCCTCGACCGTGCCCGCAGCGCCGCCGAGAAATACGGTTCCCTGGTCACGCTGGGCATCACGCCCACCTTTCCGTCGACCGGCTACGGGTACATCGAACGGGGCCCCAGCGTCGAAGCCGAACTGGAAGACGCCGCACTGCCCCTCTTCGCCGTGTCCCGCTTTGCCGAGAAGCCCGACCGGGAAACCGCCGAAGGCTTTTTGCGCAGCGGACTGTACAGTTGGAACAGCGGGATGTTCATCTGGACCGTGCAGGCGATTCTGGACGCCTACCGAGCTTATGAACCCGAACTGTACGCGGCCCTCAGCAGCGCCATGACCGAACGCGGTCAGGCCCGGCGGGTCTTTCCGACCTTGCAGAAGATCAGCATCGATTACGCCATTCTGGAGCGCGCGCGCAACGTGCAGGTGATTCCGGCGGAGTTCGGCTGGGATGACCTGGGAGACTGGAACGCCCTGGAGCGGCTCTTGCGCGGTGAGGACGCCAACGTCTCGGTGGGTCGGCATGTGGGGCTGGACACGGGCGGCGCGATTCTGTACACCACCAACGGGGATGACCTGATTGCCACGATTGGTCTGGAGGACGTGGTGGTGGTGCGTACCCACGAAGTCACCCTCGTCGTGCGCAAGGACAGAACCCAGGACATCAAACAGGTCGTCAAGCAGCTCAAGGAACACCCGGAACTCGAACGCTTCGCTTGA
- the mqnB gene encoding futalosine hydrolase: protein MRPLLMVATPGEAQHLRGLGVSVRVSGIGAVNAALATADAVREERPDLVVSVGIGGAYPSSGLTFGDVAFSSEMIYATLGAMGGEGGQEFLDLAALGFELVDGLHNRLPAWDGAREWTRRAQGVLGEVNARAVLGPILTVDTVTGTASGADILERRFPGALVEGMEGSAVAHAARRLGVPALEIRSVSNPVGPRDRAAWRISEALTSLTVALQTVLRN, encoded by the coding sequence ATGCGCCCGCTGCTGATGGTGGCTACCCCAGGCGAAGCGCAGCACTTGCGTGGTCTGGGAGTCTCCGTGCGGGTCAGCGGGATCGGCGCGGTCAACGCGGCGCTCGCCACCGCCGACGCCGTGCGCGAGGAGCGTCCGGATCTGGTGGTGAGCGTGGGCATTGGCGGCGCTTATCCCTCTTCCGGCCTGACTTTCGGCGATGTGGCTTTTTCCAGCGAGATGATCTACGCGACGCTGGGGGCCATGGGAGGCGAGGGTGGTCAGGAGTTTCTGGATCTCGCCGCCCTGGGGTTCGAGCTCGTAGATGGATTACACAACCGCCTGCCCGCCTGGGACGGCGCACGGGAGTGGACGCGGCGTGCACAGGGCGTTTTGGGCGAAGTGAACGCCCGGGCCGTGCTTGGTCCGATTCTGACCGTCGATACGGTCACCGGCACCGCCTCTGGAGCGGACATCCTCGAGCGGCGTTTCCCGGGTGCCTTGGTGGAAGGTATGGAAGGCAGCGCCGTGGCTCACGCGGCACGTCGCCTGGGAGTGCCGGCGCTGGAAATCCGCAGTGTGTCCAATCCGGTCGGGCCTCGGGATCGTGCAGCCTGGCGTATTTCCGAAGCGCTCACGTCGCTGACGGTTGCTTTGCAGACCGTCCTGCGAAACTGA
- the pyrE gene encoding orotate phosphoribosyltransferase, translating into MNVLDLYRETGALHEGHFLLASGRHSPMFLQSTTVLQYPHHAEKIGRAMAAQVRAAGLAPSFVIGPAMGGVTLAYEVARHLDARALFAEKEYSPDGTRGAMTVRDAFVIAPGETFIAVEDVVTTGGSVLKAVRAAEERGGRALAIACIVDRRRDGGPLGEHPLLALERLYFDTYPPSELPDWLAERPLQEI; encoded by the coding sequence ATGAACGTTCTTGACCTCTACCGGGAAACAGGTGCCCTGCACGAAGGTCATTTTCTGCTGGCCTCGGGACGGCACTCGCCGATGTTCCTGCAGTCCACCACGGTGCTGCAATACCCTCACCACGCCGAGAAGATCGGGCGCGCCATGGCTGCACAGGTGCGCGCGGCGGGTCTCGCGCCCAGTTTCGTGATCGGTCCCGCCATGGGCGGCGTGACGCTGGCATATGAGGTGGCCCGCCACCTGGACGCCCGAGCACTGTTCGCGGAGAAGGAGTACAGCCCCGACGGCACGCGAGGCGCCATGACCGTCCGCGATGCCTTCGTGATTGCCCCAGGCGAAACCTTCATCGCGGTCGAGGACGTGGTGACCACGGGGGGAAGTGTCCTCAAGGCCGTTCGTGCCGCCGAGGAACGCGGCGGTCGCGCGCTGGCCATCGCCTGCATCGTCGACCGGCGCAGAGACGGCGGCCCACTGGGTGAGCACCCCCTGTTGGCCCTGGAGCGGCTGTACTTCGACACCTACCCGCCGAGCGAACTGCCCGACTGGCTGGCCGAGCGCCCGCTGCAAGAAATTTGA
- a CDS encoding nitroreductase family protein, whose amino-acid sequence MTPEDVKAFFDAHWTVRRFKTFELPREHLDVLLHAAQRAPTDATAQMYSFVQLRDPALRARIGELTGNPHFAAASVAFVVCADVYRLRRVLEARGYPYGKWPAAAVHFSIGDAVMAAQNMLIAAEMLGYRGCWIGGVLSALPEVMELLALPELVFPFAGLVVGVPDEAPKSRPRVARSLILHEDRYRLPTGAEIEGALADMAPITARGDWAQTLAGYFALGGTMEARDVTLQAVLARQGFSHVRSFDEAFARAETLGFADLRVRRRGEGFEAWLDRVEAAHRGEGNSPLQALLEAIEDASQAAHGWEG is encoded by the coding sequence ATGACGCCCGAGGACGTGAAGGCATTTTTCGACGCGCACTGGACGGTGCGCAGGTTCAAAACGTTCGAGCTTCCCCGTGAGCATCTGGACGTTTTGTTGCACGCCGCGCAACGCGCACCGACTGACGCGACGGCGCAGATGTACAGCTTCGTGCAGTTGCGTGACCCGGCGTTGCGTGCCCGCATCGGTGAACTGACCGGCAATCCGCACTTCGCGGCCGCCAGCGTGGCCTTTGTGGTGTGCGCGGACGTGTACCGCCTGCGGCGCGTGCTGGAGGCCCGTGGGTACCCGTACGGCAAGTGGCCGGCAGCCGCCGTGCACTTCTCGATCGGGGACGCGGTCATGGCGGCCCAGAACATGCTGATCGCCGCCGAGATGCTGGGCTACCGCGGCTGCTGGATCGGCGGGGTACTGAGCGCGCTGCCCGAGGTGATGGAGTTGCTCGCCCTGCCCGAACTGGTCTTTCCTTTCGCGGGCCTGGTGGTCGGGGTACCCGACGAGGCGCCCAAAAGCCGCCCGCGTGTGGCCCGGTCGCTCATTCTTCACGAGGACCGCTACCGTCTGCCCACGGGCGCCGAAATAGAGGGCGCGCTGGCGGACATGGCGCCCATCACTGCCCGGGGCGACTGGGCGCAGACCCTGGCCGGTTACTTCGCGCTTGGCGGCACCATGGAAGCGCGTGACGTCACTTTGCAGGCCGTCCTGGCCCGTCAGGGTTTTTCGCATGTGCGGTCTTTTGACGAGGCCTTCGCGCGGGCCGAAACGCTGGGCTTTGCCGACTTGCGCGTTCGTCGGCGCGGTGAGGGCTTCGAGGCCTGGCTCGACCGCGTGGAAGCCGCGCACCGGGGTGAGGGCAACTCTCCCCTGCAGGCCCTGCTGGAGGCCATCGAGGACGCCTCACAAGCAGCTCACGGTTGGGAAGGTTAA
- a CDS encoding glucose-1-phosphate thymidylyltransferase: MKAVIPAAGLGTRLRPLTYTRPKPVLRVAGKPIIRHAIDNLVAAGIHDIGIVVSDLTRQDIMQAIDGLSGVNVEYIDQRETLGLGHAVKMARDWIAGDDFCVYLGDNLFQKGVLDYIEMFQAQRPDALIALVEVADPSSFGVAEMNGDRIMRLVEKPKVPPSNLAVAGVYCFQNRIFDILETLQPSARGEYEITDAIQQLIEQGGVVMGRRVEGWWKDTGRPYDLIDANRLLLEELEPRNDGEVHDSRITGRVAIGSGSTVTNSVIVGPALIGRNVTLENAYVGPFTSIGSGSTIRDSEVEHSVIEEEVVIDHVDTRLQDCLIGLRASVRGGKRVPRTLSFTLSDASSVELA; the protein is encoded by the coding sequence GTGAAGGCCGTCATTCCCGCCGCCGGTCTGGGCACGCGTCTGCGCCCGCTGACTTACACCCGCCCCAAGCCCGTGCTGCGCGTGGCGGGCAAGCCGATCATCCGGCACGCCATCGACAATCTGGTCGCGGCGGGCATTCATGATATCGGCATCGTGGTTTCGGATCTGACCCGTCAGGACATCATGCAGGCCATCGACGGTCTCTCGGGCGTGAACGTCGAGTACATCGACCAGCGCGAAACGCTGGGCCTCGGGCACGCCGTCAAGATGGCGCGCGACTGGATCGCCGGGGACGACTTCTGCGTGTACCTGGGCGACAACCTGTTTCAGAAGGGCGTGCTCGATTACATCGAAATGTTCCAGGCTCAGCGTCCCGACGCGCTGATTGCGCTGGTCGAGGTCGCCGATCCCAGCTCGTTCGGGGTGGCGGAGATGAACGGCGACCGCATCATGCGTCTGGTCGAAAAGCCCAAAGTGCCTCCCAGTAATCTGGCGGTGGCCGGCGTCTACTGCTTTCAGAACAGGATCTTCGACATTCTGGAAACCCTGCAGCCCAGTGCGCGCGGCGAGTATGAAATCACCGACGCCATTCAGCAGCTCATCGAGCAGGGCGGCGTGGTGATGGGTCGGCGGGTGGAAGGCTGGTGGAAGGACACCGGGCGTCCGTACGACCTGATCGACGCCAACCGGCTGCTGCTCGAAGAACTCGAACCACGCAACGATGGTGAGGTGCACGATTCGCGCATCACCGGACGGGTGGCGATCGGCAGTGGCTCAACGGTCACCAACAGCGTGATCGTCGGTCCGGCCCTGATCGGGCGCAACGTGACGCTGGAAAATGCCTATGTGGGTCCCTTCACCTCGATCGGCTCGGGCAGCACCATCCGTGATTCCGAGGTCGAGCACAGCGTAATCGAGGAAGAGGTCGTGATCGACCACGTCGACACGCGCCTGCAGGACTGCCTGATCGGCCTGCGGGCGAGCGTGCGCGGCGGGAAGCGTGTGCCGCGCACGCTGTCCTTTACCTTGTCCGACGCGTCCTCGGTGGAGCTTGCCTGA
- the acs gene encoding acetate--CoA ligase produces MPPAEFAARARITREEYDARYRRSLDDPQGFWSDVARELHWFRPWSTVLDWQEPHARWFVDGQTNIAYNALDRHLNERGDKTAIVWEGEDGEVRRLTYRDLHAQVCQLANALTSLGVQTGERVTIYLPLVPEALISMLACARIGAVHSVVFGGFSAAALSERLNDAGSKVLITADGGLRRGSAVPLKANADEALQQAPAVQHVVVLKRTGQDVSIQAGRDRWWHELTGSQSAQHEALALDSEHPLFILYTSGSTGKPKGVLHTTGGYMVANYLSTGTVFDLREDDLFWCSADIGWVTGHSYVAYGPLLNGASVFLYEGAPNYPDMGRFWQMIERHRVSILYTAPTAIRAFMRAGNDWPARSDLSSLRLLGSVGEPINPEAWVWYHDVIGQGRCPVIDTWWQTETGSIMLTTFPGAHPSKPGSAGLPMFGVEVAIVDQDGRELGPNEGGLLVLKRPWPSMLRTVYGDDERYRKSYWGEIPHVYFAGDGARRDEDGYVTVVGRIDDVLNVSGHRLGTMEVESALVAHPAVAEAAVVGRPDALKGEGIVAFVTLQQGAEVNTDELRTHVAREIGAIARPDEIRIAEALPKTRSGKIMRRLLRQIASGQETTGDTSTLEDAGVLEQLRRL; encoded by the coding sequence ATGCCGCCCGCCGAGTTCGCAGCGCGTGCGCGGATCACGCGCGAAGAGTACGACGCGCGTTACCGCCGCTCGCTCGACGATCCGCAGGGTTTCTGGAGTGACGTGGCACGTGAACTGCACTGGTTCAGGCCCTGGTCGACGGTGCTCGACTGGCAGGAGCCGCACGCCCGGTGGTTTGTAGATGGACAGACCAACATTGCCTACAACGCCCTCGACCGCCACCTGAACGAGCGCGGCGACAAAACCGCCATTGTGTGGGAAGGCGAGGACGGTGAGGTGCGGCGACTGACGTACCGCGATCTGCACGCGCAAGTCTGTCAGCTGGCCAACGCCCTCACGTCCCTGGGGGTGCAGACGGGTGAGCGCGTCACGATCTACCTGCCGCTCGTGCCGGAAGCGTTGATCAGCATGCTCGCCTGCGCGCGCATCGGGGCGGTGCACAGCGTGGTGTTCGGCGGCTTCAGCGCGGCGGCCCTCAGCGAGCGCCTGAATGATGCAGGTTCCAAGGTGCTGATCACCGCCGACGGCGGTCTGCGTCGTGGCAGCGCGGTTCCACTCAAAGCCAATGCCGACGAGGCCTTGCAGCAGGCACCTGCCGTGCAGCACGTGGTGGTCCTGAAACGTACCGGTCAGGACGTTTCGATACAAGCCGGGCGTGACCGCTGGTGGCACGAATTGACAGGCAGCCAGAGCGCCCAACACGAAGCCCTGGCCCTGGACAGCGAGCACCCGCTTTTCATTCTGTACACCAGCGGGTCGACGGGGAAGCCCAAGGGCGTGCTGCATACCACCGGCGGCTACATGGTTGCCAACTACCTCTCGACCGGTACGGTCTTCGATCTGCGCGAGGACGACCTCTTCTGGTGCAGCGCCGACATCGGCTGGGTCACCGGGCACAGCTACGTGGCGTACGGTCCGCTGCTGAACGGGGCCAGTGTGTTCCTTTACGAAGGAGCGCCCAACTATCCTGATATGGGGCGCTTCTGGCAGATGATCGAGCGCCACAGGGTCAGCATTCTCTACACCGCGCCCACCGCGATTCGTGCCTTCATGCGCGCCGGCAACGATTGGCCCGCGCGCAGTGACCTGTCGAGCCTGCGGCTGCTGGGCAGCGTCGGCGAGCCGATCAATCCCGAAGCCTGGGTGTGGTACCACGACGTGATCGGCCAGGGGCGTTGCCCGGTCATCGATACCTGGTGGCAGACCGAAACGGGCAGCATCATGCTCACGACTTTTCCCGGCGCGCACCCCAGCAAGCCGGGCAGTGCCGGGCTGCCGATGTTCGGCGTGGAGGTCGCCATCGTAGATCAGGACGGACGTGAACTCGGGCCGAATGAAGGCGGCCTGCTGGTGCTCAAACGGCCCTGGCCCTCGATGCTGCGCACGGTGTACGGAGACGACGAACGCTACCGCAAGTCGTACTGGGGTGAGATTCCGCACGTGTACTTCGCCGGGGATGGCGCGCGGCGCGACGAGGACGGTTACGTCACCGTGGTAGGACGCATCGACGATGTGCTCAACGTTTCCGGGCACCGTCTGGGCACCATGGAAGTCGAAAGCGCGCTGGTGGCTCACCCTGCGGTGGCCGAAGCGGCCGTGGTGGGACGGCCTGACGCGCTGAAAGGGGAGGGCATCGTGGCCTTCGTGACCTTGCAGCAGGGCGCCGAGGTCAACACAGACGAGCTGCGCACCCACGTCGCCCGTGAGATCGGCGCCATTGCACGTCCTGACGAAATCCGGATCGCCGAGGCACTGCCCAAGACGCGCAGCGGCAAGATCATGCGCCGTCTGCTGCGCCAGATCGCCAGCGGGCAGGAAACCACCGGGGACACCAGTACCCTTGAAGATGCGGGTGTGCTCGAGCAACTGCGCCGTCTGTAA
- a CDS encoding GntR family transcriptional regulator, translated as MAKYPLIKTTLKERLLGGHYVEGLPLPSEPQLAREFEVSRMTARRAIDELEREGYVYRVQGAGTFPTGKRFRQGMFRVRPFKEWARHPEHRTVVLRAVEVAASPEIAAVLQVQSGDKVAFVHRLRSAGDEPLVIEKRYINAQLAPTLLDHNLAVESVHEVLVGRLGLALTRVEQTLEAVNLRQEEADLLRVPLGTAAFLLRRTTFGGMQRISYVNYWVRGDRYAFQDSFEP; from the coding sequence ATGGCGAAGTATCCGCTGATCAAAACAACCCTCAAAGAGCGCCTGCTGGGAGGTCATTACGTCGAAGGCCTACCGCTGCCCAGCGAGCCGCAACTCGCGCGTGAGTTCGAGGTGTCGCGCATGACCGCACGGCGCGCCATCGACGAGTTGGAGCGTGAAGGCTACGTCTACCGCGTGCAGGGCGCGGGCACCTTTCCGACCGGCAAGCGGTTTCGCCAGGGCATGTTCCGGGTGCGGCCCTTCAAGGAGTGGGCGCGACACCCCGAGCACCGCACTGTCGTACTGCGCGCAGTCGAGGTCGCGGCGTCTCCCGAGATCGCGGCGGTCCTGCAGGTGCAAAGCGGCGACAAGGTCGCCTTCGTCCACCGTCTGCGCAGTGCCGGCGACGAACCGCTGGTGATCGAAAAGCGCTACATCAACGCCCAGCTTGCGCCCACGCTGCTCGACCACAATCTGGCCGTCGAGTCGGTGCACGAGGTGCTGGTGGGCCGGCTGGGCCTGGCGCTGACGCGAGTCGAACAGACCCTCGAAGCCGTCAATCTGCGTCAGGAAGAAGCCGATCTCTTGCGCGTTCCCCTGGGCACGGCGGCTTTCTTGCTGCGCCGCACCACGTTTGGTGGAATGCAAAGAATCAGTTATGTCAACTACTGGGTGCGCGGCGACCGCTACGCATTTCAGGACAGCTTCGAACCGTGA
- a CDS encoding TetR/AcrR family transcriptional regulator: MDSTSLRERQKERRRARIYTVAIELFKRGGFQNTTATDIARAANVSRGTFFNYYPYKEAVLLDYGSEIVEGLREYAEQRLSENAPPLIILQEVWERLADESARERDLIPPLAYELLNPDPERARTAYQALPLSKVIEVILRPLHSAGQLRGDLSLERMTNLIADTYLMTALRWSAYTADRPLREEMMLTLQFTLSGIFRSS, from the coding sequence ATGGACTCCACCTCGCTGCGCGAGCGACAGAAGGAGCGGCGACGGGCACGTATCTACACCGTGGCCATCGAGCTTTTCAAACGCGGCGGCTTTCAGAACACCACGGCCACCGACATCGCGCGTGCCGCCAACGTTTCGCGTGGCACTTTCTTCAACTATTACCCTTACAAGGAAGCTGTGCTGCTCGATTACGGCTCGGAAATTGTCGAAGGACTGCGCGAATACGCCGAGCAGCGCCTGAGCGAAAACGCCCCGCCGCTGATCATCTTGCAGGAAGTGTGGGAACGCCTGGCCGATGAAAGTGCCCGGGAGCGCGACCTGATTCCGCCGTTGGCTTACGAGCTGCTCAATCCCGACCCCGAACGGGCCCGCACCGCCTACCAGGCCCTGCCGCTCTCCAAGGTCATCGAGGTCATTCTGAGGCCACTGCACAGCGCCGGGCAGTTGCGAGGCGACCTGTCCCTGGAGCGCATGACCAACCTGATCGCCGACACGTACCTGATGACTGCGCTGCGCTGGAGCGCCTACACTGCCGACCGGCCGCTGCGCGAGGAAATGATGCTGACCCTGCAGTTCACGCTGAGCGGTATTTTCCGTTCCAGCTGA
- a CDS encoding ATP cone domain-containing protein, which yields MREIYVANDSHRWPFSKGLVIESLLNADVTAAAGVAVARSVEQYLLDHELRVVTPTQLKSIVVGITREQVGDTEAGRVEAQTPAFADIVVKGDAGELPFSRGILARSLEDVGLSPRAAYTVASRVDGRLRRAGETRVDSNKVGRATEEILAELYGDEWRLTYRFLRNNRGKLGVMDEAGLVVPFSKGILSQSLLAAGVSREYARRVARETQQRLRGDERRTVSREAVAETVETILRRDMGEQMANRYRLLRAIRRPPKPIVLLLGGVSGTGKSFLASEIAYRLSIARIVSTDSVRQVMRATVSPALLPTLHASTFNAWETMLDPGEACPEHPSEEQLIAGFREQVAQVSVGLKAVIERSIEEGTSVVVEGVHAAPGYLMSEIFQDALVVPILVTVPDEEEHRRHFESRDQEPGHFRPLSRYLRYFREIRVLHQYLYDLALRTDVPMLHSLSLDDAADQAVEIVAQRVLSLLGQETVESG from the coding sequence ATGCGCGAAATCTACGTTGCCAATGATTCGCACCGCTGGCCGTTCTCCAAGGGGCTGGTCATCGAGTCGCTGCTCAACGCCGACGTCACGGCGGCAGCCGGTGTGGCGGTGGCCCGTTCGGTCGAGCAGTACCTGCTCGACCACGAGCTGCGTGTGGTCACCCCGACGCAGCTCAAAAGCATCGTCGTGGGCATCACGCGCGAGCAGGTCGGGGACACCGAAGCGGGCCGGGTCGAGGCACAGACGCCTGCCTTCGCCGACATCGTGGTCAAGGGTGACGCCGGCGAGCTTCCCTTTTCACGCGGCATTCTGGCGCGCTCGCTTGAGGACGTGGGCCTCTCGCCGCGCGCGGCCTACACGGTGGCGAGCCGGGTGGACGGTCGCCTCCGGCGAGCGGGCGAAACACGGGTCGACTCGAACAAGGTCGGACGCGCCACCGAGGAGATTCTGGCCGAACTGTACGGCGACGAGTGGCGCCTGACCTACCGCTTCCTGCGCAACAACCGCGGAAAGCTGGGCGTGATGGATGAAGCCGGTCTGGTGGTTCCTTTCAGCAAAGGCATTCTGAGTCAGTCTCTGCTGGCCGCCGGAGTATCACGCGAGTATGCCCGGCGGGTGGCGCGCGAAACCCAGCAGCGCCTGCGCGGTGACGAACGTCGCACGGTGTCGCGTGAGGCGGTGGCCGAAACCGTCGAAACCATTTTGCGCCGTGACATGGGCGAGCAGATGGCCAACCGCTACCGGCTGCTGCGCGCCATTCGCCGCCCACCCAAACCGATCGTGCTGCTGCTCGGAGGCGTCAGCGGAACGGGCAAGAGTTTCCTGGCCTCGGAAATCGCTTACCGCCTCAGCATCGCCCGCATCGTGTCGACCGACTCGGTGCGGCAGGTCATGCGCGCGACGGTCAGCCCTGCCCTGCTGCCGACGCTGCACGCCAGCACTTTCAACGCCTGGGAAACGATGCTCGATCCCGGCGAGGCGTGTCCTGAGCATCCCAGCGAGGAGCAGCTGATCGCCGGTTTCCGGGAACAGGTGGCCCAGGTGTCCGTCGGCCTCAAGGCCGTGATCGAGCGCAGCATCGAGGAAGGCACCTCGGTGGTCGTGGAAGGCGTGCATGCCGCGCCCGGCTACCTGATGTCCGAGATCTTTCAGGACGCGCTGGTGGTACCGATCCTGGTCACCGTTCCCGACGAGGAAGAACACCGCCGCCACTTCGAATCGCGCGATCAGGAGCCCGGCCATTTCCGCCCGCTCAGCCGCTACCTGCGCTACTTTCGCGAGATTCGCGTTTTGCACCAGTATCTCTACGATCTCGCTTTGCGCACGGACGTGCCGATGCTGCACTCGCTGTCCCTTGACGACGCGGCCGATCAGGCGGTTGAGATCGTCGCTCAGCGGGTACTGAGCCTGCTCGGACAGGAAACTGTCGAATCAGGCTGA